The genomic region TGCCACTTTATTTAAATCGTTATATGAAAACGCCCCTCTTTCTTTACATCTTGACGACGAGAAACTTGTCGTGGCACATGCTGGGTGGAAGCCATCCTTAGAAAAGGCATCCCCTAAAAAGCGAAGAACCTTTATTCTTTATGGAGATATTTCCGGGGAAACCCTACCTAACGGGCGACCCGTTCGACGGGACTGGGCACAAACTTACGAGGGGAAGGCGACCGTCGTCTACGGTCATACCCCCGTATCTAATCCTGTACGAAAAAACGGTACGATTAACATTGACACAGGGGCTGTCTTTGGCGGCCAGCTAACAGCGTACAGCTATCCGGAAGATCATTGCACGAGCGTCGCTTCTTCTCTCCCTTATGTCGCCGACCGCTTTTAAGGGCAAAGCCTTGCCATA from Litoribacterium kuwaitense harbors:
- a CDS encoding metallophosphoesterase, whose protein sequence is MRYDIIGDVHGCFAEMIALLKKLSYTIDSEGIQGHPSGRMCVFVGDLTDRGPHSLACARFVANSVLHRNTALYVPGNHCDKLYRYLLGRPVQVTHGLETTVAEMAELSSPEQKRFATLFKSLYENAPLSLHLDDEKLVVAHAGWKPSLEKASPKKRRTFILYGDISGETLPNGRPVRRDWAQTYEGKATVVYGHTPVSNPVRKNGTINIDTGAVFGGQLTAYSYPEDHCTSVASSLPYVADRF